The genomic stretch ACACTCAAAGACTTGAACAAAACCTCTTCCAAGATCGGTCTTCTAAAACAAGTCTCTTATGTATGCATTTTGATAAAGACAAATATATATTTCAAGATTTGACCAAACTACGACCTTTGAAAATTTATCATGACAAAGCTATGGTACAACATGTTTTGATGATATAAATCTTAGGtgctcaaaaaaatatattttaaaaaattttctatgcattctttcatcacttttcaaaagaacacatgaaatgacactaTTAAACTTAAAAATTCTTTAAGTCCACAAAATTCTAATCAATTAACCTCTTTTCAAAGGAGGTTATGATAATCGATTAACCATGCTACTAGTTGAAGAAAACTTGAAGTTTCACATAAAGTTAATCGATTAGCCCTTTGGCAAGCAAATTAGCATAATCGATTATTCATTCCAATTTCTTCATAATTTTTGAACATTAAACTAAGGGTAATTGATTAACCCCTTAATGGTAATCAAttaacctttttttctttttgaaaaacaCTGTAATATTGCATTTTTTGTCACCTTTTTCATCTCCAAGCCTTCTCTTAACTATgacaattgttcataagatttttttccaaaaattgttTCTGAAAATGAAGAGGTGCATGATCATTATAACTagtagaattttcaaattcaaaaataatcTCTTTCCTGACATATTTTTACGTTGTTTTGAaataatttaatgaaaatttttctgctacataattttctTATCAGATAAAAAGTTTCATTCTCTTTTTTGAGCACTTAAGTACACATCATTTGATCATATTGTTTCAGAAAAGGAAAGACATTATTTCTAGTGTTTGAAAAGTATCAAACACATTTGTACTAAAAAATTATTTCATCAATATGTCTGTTATAAACTAGTTTATCAGGTTGTGATGACAAGTGTGTAAAAGCGGAAGTAGGATTCTTTCTCTTAGATTGGAAATCAAGGAAGTGATGTGCttctttgttgttgttggaaGATTGTAGGTGAAGTCTTGGAGagaggcttgtacaaagatctaacaatagtgaaTTCTTTCACGGGATGTGATGAGACGAGATGTATCATTGGTTGATAAGGAAAACTAGTATAATTCTTTATGTTCATTTACTTTACcgcatttatttttctgcatatcacttcaatctctttaaaaaaaatcatcgCTTTATAGCTTAAAgattaaaatgaaacaaaaatatttgtaaaattaaAGTGTGTAACACTTATAAATAAATGGACCAAAAGGAATGAATACTACTACATAATAGACCTTTCAGAACATAATATTACAACAGCCTTGCTGTTAACTTTGGTAATAACTCGTTTTGGGCGCTTTTTTGGTATTTACTAAAAGACATTTCACTAAGGTCATAGTTAACAATCGTAGTAAAATGTACCTGGAGTGAAAAGATTCAAATCACAACTccatcaatttttcatttatcgTGACAATATGAGCTTGACCTTGTATATCACCAGAGTTCTTTTAGTCAACTGTGGTGTTAAGTTCATTTATTTCATCACGGCTCGTCTTACCAACCACTGTGAAAGgtgttacatatttatatataagcgAAATTATGCCCCGTTCATAACAGCCCCCTCTCACTCTCAAAAGAAAACTCTATAATATCTATTTTACTCGTCTCTCTCAAAAGAAAACCTTAACATCTATTTCATTATTTTGTCTCAAAACAAAACTCTAACATCTATGTCACTCGTCTCACTCATATTAAAACTCCAAACTTATACAACGATTTTGTGTTTTTCAAATCTTAGGAAATGACTACCTTACATGTTCTTCTTCACCCTAGTTTatatttcaaaatcttttttatcTATTATTGTTCAGGTTTCAATTGTTTGtttcataatatttgatttttctgcTTGTTTTGACTTGTAGGTACCCCTGggtgaatgaaaaaaattaacgAGAATGAAGCTAAGGAGAGCGCTGCAAACCTATGGATTAACACATGTTTGCTGCTCTCACTTCAGCTTCATCCTCCTTTCCTTTAATTTTGGATGTCATAATGGGACAAATAGGTTTCTGACACATTTTATGAGTTGATATTCTTGCTGTTACatataaaagttgtatgttgtttaaggtttgttattgatgaatgttgttgttaatGTTTGTTTAAGATGAATTTATTATATCTTATGTGGTTTAAGTGCTTTTCCAACATTTTACTAAATATATAACTTTTTGGATTGcattagaaaattataatatgataaataaagttatatttgaaaacaagttACACGTTCAATTCTAGACAAGAATTATTAAGTCCATTATCTGCATTTTGCTCTTTAATAGTGAGAACTTAGTTTAATGCTTCTAATTTTTCAACCTCCCTTTCCTTCATCTCTAATTTAGTTTGCAAAGTAAATAATATGTTGCTAAAAGAATTAGAGGTGAAGAATGGGGTTAAAGAACTAGGAGCATTAAAACAAATTATAACTATTAAAGAGCAAAATGTGGATAAAGAGCAGAAGAATTCTTGTTTAATATTGAACATATAAGTTGTTCTTTTAATATAACTTAATTCGTTATATTATACTATTCTAAATCAAAGTTATAGGTTATATATGTTTAGTGAGCATCGGTAAAATACACTTTCCACATCATTTATATTAAACTCAATATATATCACACAATAGTTGTTTAGAGTAACCGTTATGATAAGTATTTGACTTAAAATCACGATTGTACGACCGTGGTAAAAAACACCAAACATAGAACTACGCCTTATTTTACAATGGTTTGTCAAGGATTGTGACATCTTTTTTCCTACCGTTATAATATCTCTTTAGTGAAAAAAGATCCAAAGTGGAAAAGAAAAGTACAGTTTAGAcgaaaataaatgaacatttaTTCACGTTGTTGTTCTTGGATAGACGTAAACTTTGGACAAGATGATGAATGCAAGGTACATGTACTTTAAAATACGTCTATCAAAACACTTGCATTATACAATGTGATAAGATCATGTAACATATGAGCACGAAAATCATCTAGTGATTTTCTTTATCTTTTCCACTTTccgaaacttttgaaaaattgttGTTGGCTGGTCAACTtctttaacatttaaaaaaacaatatttttttattacaattataaattatattaaagaaTAGGCAATAGTTTTTCATCTTGGTAGGGGGTGTATCAGATAGCACTTTGAGTATTGTTGATTGGTGTGAGAAATGTATCATGCACTAATTCGTATAATATTAAAGCTTATCACATATATAAGTTATCATGGAGATATATGTAGTtgtaatatataatcataatccAATTGGCCAGAAGGATGATAAGTGATAGATAAATAAAAAGAGCAAATCATTGATAGATTGATAATATTCAactgaatcaaatccaatcatcaatgTATATTAATTGCTCCATATGACATATTGAAGCCAATAACGTGGCAAAAAGGAGTATACTGTATATGTAAGAGGAAAATTTATGATGGATCAACAGTTTAGTGGAATGAAACTGAAATCCCTTCCTATTGGTCAAGTGATAATTGATAGTACTAGATTTAGTAGAGAGGATTACAATTCGATCCCACAACTACATTGTGATCTCAATAAGACTGTAACCACTTGATGTCAGATTTGACATCCGAACGGATACTGGTGGGTGGAAAGAAAAAATTAAACTCCTCCTTTTTGATGTATGGATATAAATTGTGGACGATCAATTATTCATTTGATAGTCCTCTAATACCATATTAAAATGTGCGAGTTGTGCACAATACAATCTTATAAAACCGACTTTGTAGCGATGAATTAGCTCATATTCTAATTCTAATATGATATCATGTCCTATTAATCGAACCATGAATCACCCACCACCATTTATACCAACCAACTATTTAAAAATTGATCTATATTTAGTGTAATTAAAATCATTTGATTTATATTGTTGTGAAAACTCAAACAATTTTAATAAAGTTGTTGATAGTTTAACACATAAAAATAACGACAAAAAAAACCCTTAACCAATCAAACAATCGATAATAACAAATTCACAATAAATAAgaagataaaagataaaatataaataaacttaTTTATTCAATCAGATCAAATCGATCTCCTTTGAAAAAAGAGCAAACCCTAAAATTTGTTATacttctaaaaaatattacaagagattaaaTTGACCCGTCCGAACTGAATCCAATGTTTGACGAACCCGACGTTCTGCGTGCTGGACCCTTCACCCGCCACCCCAAATTGGACTCCGATCGAACAACGATGCCATAGGTCTAAAACTAGTTAGCCGCCGCCATCGATCGGAGTCGACTTGGCCACCGTCAACTACATTCActcttaataaataaattaaatgagcTATAGTTAGTAGTTACACATTATATGAACAAATTGAAAATTGCATTGCATGTCCTGAAATTGCGCAAGAGAGCACATGCACGTCAACATCGAGCCGATATATGTTGATATCTGGCATTAGCTAAGCCATCACGTTCTTAAACGCCAAGTCATATTCTCACCATTttcaattcttcttcttctttctttctttgttagAACATGCACGTTTCATATAATCCAGACTTTGTTTCTGCTTTGCTGTGAACTATAATTTCTTCGAAAATGATTGAAGATCCGATATTGTAGCTAACTTCCTTATCCTCAATTATATGGAAAACAAGATTATCATAACACTTGTCCCATCCCTGATACTGTTCACGTGCTTGCATTTATTCCATTTGTTCTGTCACATTAATTGCTCATCATGTATATACAATATAGTAGTACACCTTCAAGTCTTCTCCCTAGTTTGGTTTGTTTTCATTAGTTAAAATTAATGAAGgaaattatatatgaatttaagATTTTATGATTATTTTAGTCACTCAAATTATAGTGATTGTTTTTGTCTTTGGGAACACATAGTTGAACATTCGAGTTGGTGTTATGGAGGATAATATGTGCAAAGATACTTAGATGTTAAAGtgagacaaataaaaatgaattaattaaagtATATTAGTTGAATGACTATtgtaatttatgagtaataactAGAAAggtgtgttctaaaatgacaagaaaaataaaaatgagtaAATGTTAATAAATGTATGACAAATAGTTTCACATAGAAAGATTTACTTACGTTGAAATTTGTATAAAGAGTTAAGTTCATAAACTCAATAAAAGGACAAAAGATGATAGAGTACCACATAGACAAGTGTGGTGGTCTCAAGCATTATGCCACTTGTCTTTTTCATACAATCCCTCGCCATTGGCTCTATGGTCGTAGAGGTGCTAGTGGCGATAGTGGCGGCCAACATATAATCATTACTCTTGTTTTGGTCGTTGCTTGTGTTTTGAACTTTGAATAAGGAAAATGTTTCGCTCTGAATTCATTCAATTTTGAAGCGTTATCTAACAATGACTATATTGTTGAGGTTGATTAAAAGTATACATGAAAAAGTTCTATATCGTTTAGTTTTGTAAACAAAGGAAAAATTTATTAAGACTATATAAATAATTCAAGTTATTCATTACAAAATGCATTAGTCAAATGcactttaaatttgtattttattttttatattttctttcataCACTTGTGTTAGAGTGTTGTGACTACTGTTACGTTATCTAATAGTTAGCATGTGGGTTATCTATGTAGCTATGAAGGGTATTATGTGTTTAGTTAAAATAGTTTCATTATTAACTAACACTTTATAAGAAACAAAAACAATTAACAATAGTATCCCAATTAATGTTGGATTTAATTAGtaacattaaatttaattaatttgcaAAATATCATAGCCATTTAATTAATTTGTAACATTAGAAAAAAAGTTCAATTTCAATGTGGTAGCAACTTCTTCTTTTATGGGAAATCCATAACATCACAATATttatatgaatgaatgtattatGGAAATGACGCATAATTAACACAATTTTTCCCATTTTTAGATGAGCAGATGCAAATTTTTAACACAATTATGCATGCGGTTACTGAACAAAATGGTGGTGTGTTTTTCTTATATGGTTACGGAGGTACTGGCAAAACTTTTATGTGGAACACACTTTCAGCAGCATTGTGTTCCAATCGCGACATTGTTTTAAACGTTGCATCAAGTGGAATAGCAAGTTTACTTCTTCCAGGAGGGAGAACTGCACATTCTAGGTTCAAAATTCCTGTTCCATGTCTTGATTCATCTATTTGTGACATTCCAAAAAATTCAGATCTTGCAGGGTTGTTGCAAATAACTAAGTTGATTATATGGGATGAGGCGCCAATGGCTAACAAATGTTGTTTTGAATCCCTTGACAAGTCATTGAAAGATATTATGGGTACTGCTGAAAATCCATGTAAAAAGATCTTTGGAGGTAAGGTTGTCGTTTTTGGTGGTGATTTCAGACAAATTCTACCGGTAGTACCAAGAGGTACTAGGTCTGATATTGTTCATTCAACAATAAATGCTTCTTATATTTGGGAACATTGCAAGGTTCTAACGCTTACAAAAAATATGCGTTTGGTATCTGGTTCTATCTCCAACAATGCTGAAGAGATTGAAAGTTTCTCTAAATGGATCTTAGATGTTGGAGACGGTAAGCTCTCAGAACCAAATGATGGATATGCTGCAATTACTATTCCCACTGAATTACTGTTATCAGATTTTGTGGACCCCATTGAGGCAACTGTTACCAGTACTTACCCTAACATCCTTGATAATCTCACCAATCCCGATTACCTTCAGAGTAGAGCTATTTTGGCTTCCACTATAGAGATTGTTGATTTAATCAATGATTACATCACTGATCTTCTTCTAGGTATAAAATATCTCTTCATTCATTTATAaattgactttttagatgtaatttgttATAAATATGGACCAAATataattattgtttttttgtAAGTGAAGAAAAGGAGTATCTAAGTAGTGATTCTATTGATAGATCAGATGCTAATGACAATGAAGCTTTTGAGCATTTGACTCCAGAATTCATAGGTTGCTTAAAAACTTCTGGTTTGCCAAATCATTGTATGAAGTTAAAGATTGGCACAACCATAATGTTGATCAGAAATCTGGATCAATCAGAGGGATTATGCAATGGCACTAGATTGACGGTGACAAGACTAGCTAATCATGTCATCGCGGCTAAGATTATTTCAGGTACCCATGTTGGCAACACTATTTACATACCTAGAATGTCTTTGTCTCCTTCTCAGTCACCTTGGCCATTCAAGCTTATTAGAAGACAATTCCCCATAATTGTTTCTTTTGCAATGACAATTAATAAATCTCAAGGGCAATCATTAGACTATGTTGGTTTATATCTACCAAAAGATGTCTTTAGCCATGGACAACTTTATGTGGCAATGTCAAGAGTCAAAAGCAAAGGTGGTTTGAAAATCTTAATCCATGACAAAGACAATACACCATTATCTGAAACTACTAATGTGGTTTTCAAAGAAGTTTTTCACAACGTTGTTTAGGTATTGTCTTTCTTATTGTTctaaataaacttttttttttgttaaatttattACAACTCAACTTTGAATATTAGTACCCTTACTATGCTTTATTTTTTATCACAGTTGCATGTACAACTATTATGCTTCGTTATAATACTTTCATTGTTCATCCGTGTAAGCATTTAGGTATTTTTTTCTCACTCTTAAGATAAATTTCTATGAAAAACAAAATATACATCTCCAAATTTGTTAACATTAatgactacatcctatgaatatTTTATTTCTAACTATTGTACTTTTTATCTTTTCAGTTCACTTCAAGTCTGAAGTATCATTTTCTCATTATAGACTACTTCTACCTTTGTAATTCATATTGTCATTTTGTATGTATaccaaaatattatatttacatTTAATTTTGCCTATTAAATTTGTGGTTCACATTTAAACACTTTCAATTAATGATCAAATATTTGTGGTTAATACGAATACATTAATCTTAAATTTGTATTTCGACTATTGCGTTATTAATACATTATCCACCTTAAGAACGGacttacccgtgcgaacgcacgggtcatCCACTAGTTTTTATAAAGAGTTAAGTTCATAAACTCAATAAAAGGACAAAAGATGATAGAGTAC from Vicia villosa cultivar HV-30 ecotype Madison, WI linkage group LG4, Vvil1.0, whole genome shotgun sequence encodes the following:
- the LOC131596898 gene encoding uncharacterized protein LOC131596898 codes for the protein MHAVTEQNGGVFFLYGYGGTGKTFMWNTLSAALCSNRDIVLNVASSGIASLLLPGGRTAHSRFKIPVPCLDSSICDIPKNSDLAGLLQITKLIIWDEAPMANKCCFESLDKSLKDIMGTAENPCKKIFGGKVVVFGGDFRQILPVVPRGTRSDIVHSTINASYIWEHCKVLTLTKNMRLVSGSISNNAEEIESFSKWILDVGDGKLSEPNDGYAAITIPTELLLSDFVDPIEATVTSTYPNILDNLTNPDYLQSRAILASTIEIVDLINDYITDLLLEKEYLSSDSIDRSDANDNEAFEHLTPEFIGCLKTSGLPNHCMKLKIGTTIMLIRNLDQSEGLCNGTRLTVTRLANHVIAAKIISGTHVGNTIYIPRMSLSPSQSPWPFKLIRRQFPIIVSFAMTINKSQGQSLDYVGLYLPKDVFSHGQLYVAMSRVKSKGGLKILIHDKDNTPLSETTNVVFKEVFHNVV